Proteins from a genomic interval of Dermacentor variabilis isolate Ectoservices chromosome 8, ASM5094787v1, whole genome shotgun sequence:
- the LOC142591580 gene encoding iris-like, with product MKSQNIADSLLKFSLRLYKQVLCHQNNHIDNVVCSPIIIAAAISILLAGARNKTAKELYGLLHVKASVEKLRDHFSALLADLNTYAPEASFRVASRMYSEQQLPVQAGYISLLQNFFGTTVKSVDFRNSHEAARQEANAWVAQETASKIREVIPPGIVDADTASILLNAVYVQGFWQSPFQWRYTRPQEFHVDSGNSVLVDMLYQDRTYRVGHSDALRARAVEIPCRGLKVSMVIVLPDALDGLALLQERLTPARLCELLSSLKMVMNVELSLPKFKLDTSILLKDSLIALGAKEVFAPGYADLSGVFEIGRPAVANVVHKTFVEVDEGGMDAACWSAMTSPMWCATMPLYSTRFVVDHPFMFLIKSNEPDVIICLGSVRRP from the coding sequence ATGAAGTCCCAAAACATAGCTGACTCCCTGCTGAAGTTCTCCTTGCGTCTGTACAAGCAAGTCCTTTGTCATCAAAACAACCACATTGATAACGTCGTCTGCTCACCCATAATCATCGCCGCCGCGATCTCCATCCTGCTCGCCGGTGCCCGTAACAAAACTGCCAAGGAACTGTACGGCTTGCTGCACGTAAAGGCGAGCGTCGAGAAGTTGCGCGATCATTTTTCCGCGCTTCTCGCCGACCTAAATACATACGCTCCCGAGGCCTCCTTCCGCGTGGCAAGCCGGATGTACAGCGAGCAGCAGCTTCCGGTGCAAGCCGGCTACATCTCTCTTCTGCAAAACTTCTTCGGGACGACTGTCAAGTCCGTCGACTTCAGGAACAGCCACGAAGCGGCGCGGCAGGAAGCGAACGCGTGGGTTGCGCAGGAGACGGCCTCCAAGATTCGGGAAGTCATCCCGCCGGGAATCGTCGATGCCGATACAGCGTCGATCCTCTTGAACGCCGTCTACGTCCAGGGATTCTGGCAGTCTCCCTTCCAGTGGAGATACACCAGACCGCAAGAGTTTCACGTGGACTCCGGGAACAGCGTTCTGGTAGACATGCTTTATCAGGACCGTACCTACAGGGTGGGACACTCGGATGCTCTGAGGGCGAGGGCCGTGGAGATACCGTGCAGAGGTCTGAAGGTTTCCATGGTCATCGTCCTTCCCGACGCCCTGGACGGACTCGCTCTTCTCCAGGAGAGACTGACACCCGCCAGACTCTGCGAGCTTCTGTCTAGCCTCAAAATGGTCATGAACGTGGAATTGAGCCTTCCGAAGTTTAAACTCGATACGAGCATACTGCTGAAGGACAGCCTCATTGCCCTAGGCGCAAAGGAGGTGTTCGCTCCTGGCTACGCTGACCTGTCGGGTGTATTTGAGATTGGGCGGCCGGCGGTCGCTAATGTGGTTCACAAGACGTTCGTGGAGGTCGACGAGGGAGGCATGGACGCGGCGTGTTGGAGCGCCATGACGAGCCCCATGTGGTGTGCAACGATGCCCCTTTACTCAACGCGCTTTGTCGTCGACCATCCATTCATGTTCCTTATCAAGAGCAACGAACCGGACGTGATAATTTGCCTGGGTTCAGTGCGAAGACCGTGA